A stretch of the Pseudomonas helvetica genome encodes the following:
- the modA gene encoding molybdate ABC transporter substrate-binding protein: MSIRASRFAPTCLASLLAVFAFGSAHADEVQVAVAANFTAPIQAIAADFEKDTGHKLVAAYGATGQFYTQIKNGAPFEVLLSADDSTPQKLESEGDTVKGSRFTYAIGTLALWSAKDGYVDAKGKVLSDNTYQHLSIANPKAAPYGLAATQVLAKLGLTDKVKGKIVEGQNITQAYQFVSTGNAEIGFVALSQIYKDGKVTGGSAWIVPADMHDPIKQDAVILNKGKDNPAAKALVAYLKGPKAAAVIKSYGYQL, from the coding sequence ATGTCTATTCGTGCCTCACGTTTTGCCCCCACTTGCCTGGCATCCTTGCTCGCCGTGTTCGCGTTTGGCTCAGCCCACGCCGATGAAGTCCAGGTCGCGGTCGCGGCCAATTTCACCGCACCGATCCAGGCCATTGCCGCCGACTTCGAAAAAGACACCGGGCACAAACTGGTCGCCGCCTATGGCGCCACGGGCCAGTTCTACACCCAGATCAAAAACGGTGCGCCGTTCGAAGTGCTCCTGTCGGCTGACGACAGCACCCCGCAAAAACTCGAGAGCGAAGGCGACACGGTCAAAGGTTCGCGTTTCACCTACGCCATCGGCACCCTGGCACTGTGGTCGGCCAAGGACGGTTACGTTGACGCCAAAGGCAAAGTGCTTAGCGACAACACCTATCAGCACCTGTCGATCGCCAACCCGAAAGCCGCCCCTTACGGTCTCGCGGCCACTCAGGTATTGGCTAAACTGGGCCTGACAGACAAGGTCAAGGGCAAGATCGTCGAAGGCCAGAACATCACCCAGGCCTACCAGTTCGTCTCCACCGGCAATGCGGAAATAGGCTTCGTCGCCTTGTCGCAGATCTATAAAGACGGCAAAGTCACCGGCGGTTCGGCGTGGATCGTTCCAGCCGACATGCACGACCCGATCAAACAGGACGCAGTGATCCTCAACAAAGGCAAAGACAACCCGGCCGCCAAGGCGCTGGTTGCTTACCTCAAAGGGCCTAAAGCCGCTGCCGTCATCAAGTCCTACGGTTATCAACTCTAA
- the modB gene encoding molybdate ABC transporter permease subunit, translating into MTLSSADFSAIWLTLKLASLTTAILLVIGTPIALWLSRTRSWLRRPIGAIVALPLVLPPTVIGFYLLMTLGPNGVIGQFTQALGLGTLTFSFAGLVIGSVIYSMPFVVQPLQNAFSAIGPRPLEVAATLRANPWDTFFNVILPLARPGFITAAILGFAHTVGEFGVVLMIGGNIPDKTRVVSVQIYDHVEAMEYGQAHWLAGAMLVFSFLILLALYSSRKTKAGWS; encoded by the coding sequence ATGACGCTATCGAGTGCCGATTTTTCCGCCATCTGGCTGACCCTCAAGCTGGCCTCCCTGACGACGGCCATCCTGCTGGTCATCGGCACTCCGATTGCGTTGTGGCTGTCGCGTACCCGCTCCTGGTTGCGCAGGCCCATCGGCGCTATCGTCGCCCTGCCCCTGGTGCTGCCGCCGACGGTGATCGGCTTCTATTTACTGATGACCCTCGGCCCTAACGGGGTCATCGGCCAGTTCACCCAAGCACTGGGGCTGGGCACGCTGACGTTCAGTTTTGCAGGGCTGGTGATCGGTTCGGTTATCTACTCGATGCCCTTTGTCGTCCAGCCACTGCAGAACGCCTTCTCGGCGATTGGCCCGCGTCCGCTGGAGGTGGCCGCCACCTTGCGCGCCAACCCCTGGGACACTTTTTTCAACGTGATCTTGCCGCTGGCCAGGCCAGGCTTTATCACTGCGGCCATTCTCGGCTTCGCCCATACCGTCGGTGAGTTCGGCGTGGTGCTGATGATCGGCGGCAATATCCCGGACAAAACCCGGGTGGTGTCGGTGCAGATCTACGATCATGTCGAAGCCATGGAATATGGCCAGGCCCACTGGCTGGCCGGGGCAATGCTGGTGTTCTCGTTCCTGATATTGCTGGCGCTGTACTCCAGCCGCAAAACCAAAGCCGGCTGGAGCTGA